Proteins from a genomic interval of Polaribacter sp. Q13:
- a CDS encoding IS110 family transposase: protein MKIKQTIGIDISKLTFDVRIHSNQCYQAFENNLKGFKALIKWVEKNNSISKEHTGIYSEEIASFFDVNNFYFALIPGLEIKKSLGISRGKDDKVDATKIALYGYRLRDEIKPYKLPSKNIHQLKRLLTLRERLVKQNAGYKATLKEQKRVYTRKENQLLLETQEKMIKYFTKQIKSVEAEMNKIIKASEQLKKQYKLIVSIKGIGSQTALFMIVTTNGFTKFASWRKFASYSGIAPFPNTSGTSIRGRTKVSNLANKKIKSLFDMCAKSAIQYNPEMKLFYNRRVEQGKNKMSTINIIRNKLLSRIFAAIKRQTPYVNVLKYAA, encoded by the coding sequence ATGAAAATTAAACAAACTATTGGTATCGACATTAGTAAATTAACCTTTGATGTTCGGATTCACAGTAATCAGTGTTATCAAGCATTTGAGAATAACTTAAAAGGTTTTAAAGCACTTATAAAATGGGTAGAAAAAAACAACTCTATTTCTAAGGAACACACAGGTATTTATTCTGAAGAAATCGCATCATTTTTTGATGTAAATAACTTTTATTTCGCATTAATTCCAGGTTTAGAAATAAAGAAATCTCTAGGAATATCAAGAGGAAAAGATGACAAAGTAGATGCTACAAAAATAGCATTATATGGGTATCGATTAAGAGATGAAATTAAACCATATAAACTTCCATCAAAAAACATTCATCAATTAAAACGCCTTTTAACATTAAGAGAAAGGCTAGTGAAACAAAACGCTGGTTATAAAGCAACACTTAAAGAACAGAAAAGAGTTTATACTAGAAAAGAGAATCAACTTCTTTTAGAAACTCAAGAGAAAATGATAAAATATTTTACAAAGCAAATTAAAAGTGTTGAAGCCGAAATGAACAAAATAATTAAGGCTAGTGAACAACTTAAAAAACAATACAAACTAATTGTGAGTATTAAAGGAATTGGTAGTCAAACAGCTTTATTTATGATTGTAACAACCAACGGATTTACAAAGTTTGCTTCTTGGAGAAAGTTTGCTTCTTATTCTGGTATTGCTCCTTTTCCGAATACTTCAGGAACAAGTATAAGAGGGAGAACCAAAGTAAGTAATCTTGCTAATAAAAAAATCAAAAGTCTTTTTGATATGTGTGCAAAATCAGCAATACAATACAATCCAGAAATGAAGCTATTTTATAATCGAAGAGTCGAACAAGGAAAGAATAAAATGAGTACAATTAACATCATTAGAAATAAATTATTATCACGAATTTTTGCAGCTATAAAAAGACAAACTCCTTATGTAAATGTTTTAAAATATGCTGCTTAA
- a CDS encoding co-chaperone YbbN, producing the protein MTRFGELLNTEKPVLIDFYTDRDNADNAVSNLRDVVAALGNKAKIIKIDIAKNENLADALKVKGNPTFMIYKKGQVKWRQTGFQEVKTLISLVEEYV; encoded by the coding sequence ATGACTAGATTTGGGGAATTATTAAATACCGAAAAACCTGTTTTAATTGACTTTTATACAGACAGGGATAATGCAGACAACGCAGTAAGTAACTTAAGAGATGTTGTTGCAGCTTTAGGAAATAAGGCAAAAATAATTAAGATAGATATTGCTAAGAATGAAAATCTTGCAGATGCTCTAAAAGTTAAAGGAAATCCTACCTTTATGATTTATAAAAAAGGCCAAGTAAAATGGCGTCAAACAGGTTTTCAAGAAGTAAAAACCTTAATCAGTTTGGTAGAAGAATACGTTTAG
- a CDS encoding metallophosphoesterase — MPRWIFPLIILTIVITLVEIYTFQAFKTVSKSKIVRYSFLLLSIAVYINFFISFLTYSRSVGQTPQFQMAVGLLLTISIPKLVIIFLLFGEDAYRWVLKLFSAISSGETKPLVGRRKFISQIALGLAAIPFASFIYGIVQGKYNYKVIKYQLSFKDLPDAFDGYTITQISDIHSGSFTNKEKIQYGVDLINQQKSDLLLFTGDIVNNKADEMDNWMDVFDKFEAKDGKYSILGNHDYGDYMDWATPQDKMDNFQKVKDIHQKIGFDLLLDEHRYLEKDGQKIALVGVENWGKGFNQAGDLAKASKNIKQEDFKILMSHDPSHWEYKVKEDPFNYQLTLSGHTHGLQMGIEIPGWIKWSPSQFVYKQWAGLYEEAGRYINVNRGFGYHAFPGRVGVWPEITVIELKKIDNQVV, encoded by the coding sequence ATGCCACGTTGGATTTTTCCTTTAATCATATTAACTATTGTTATTACGCTTGTAGAAATTTACACGTTTCAAGCGTTTAAAACAGTCTCTAAAAGTAAAATAGTTCGTTATTCTTTTCTATTGTTAAGTATAGCGGTTTATATTAATTTTTTCATCAGTTTCTTAACATACTCTAGAAGCGTAGGGCAAACTCCACAGTTTCAAATGGCCGTGGGATTGTTATTAACTATTTCTATTCCTAAATTGGTTATTATCTTTTTACTTTTTGGAGAAGACGCATATCGTTGGGTTTTAAAGTTATTTTCTGCAATTTCATCTGGAGAAACAAAACCGCTTGTAGGACGGAGAAAATTTATTTCTCAAATTGCTTTAGGCTTAGCAGCAATACCTTTTGCCTCTTTTATTTACGGAATTGTGCAAGGAAAATACAATTACAAAGTAATAAAATACCAATTAAGTTTTAAAGATTTACCAGATGCTTTCGACGGTTATACTATTACTCAAATCTCAGATATTCATTCCGGGAGTTTTACCAATAAAGAAAAAATACAATATGGTGTCGATTTAATAAATCAGCAAAAATCAGACTTACTATTGTTTACCGGAGATATAGTAAACAATAAAGCGGATGAAATGGACAATTGGATGGATGTTTTTGATAAGTTTGAAGCTAAAGACGGTAAGTATTCCATCCTTGGTAATCATGATTATGGCGATTATATGGATTGGGCTACTCCACAAGACAAAATGGATAACTTTCAGAAAGTAAAAGACATTCACCAAAAAATTGGGTTCGATTTATTGCTAGATGAGCACCGTTATTTAGAAAAAGACGGACAAAAAATTGCTTTAGTGGGGGTAGAAAACTGGGGAAAAGGATTTAATCAAGCCGGAGATTTAGCAAAGGCTTCAAAAAATATCAAGCAAGAAGATTTTAAAATTTTAATGAGTCACGATCCAAGTCATTGGGAATACAAAGTAAAAGAAGATCCTTTTAATTATCAACTTACCTTAAGTGGGCATACACATGGCTTGCAAATGGGAATCGAAATTCCGGGTTGGATCAAATGGAGTCCTTCTCAGTTTGTCTATAAACAATGGGCAGGATTGTATGAGGAAGCAGGCAGATACATAAACGTAAATAGAGGTTTTGGCTATCATGCATTTCCGGGTAGAGTAGGTGTCTGGCCAGAAATTACCGTTATAGAATTGAAAAAGATTGATAATCAGGTCGTTTAA
- the polA gene encoding DNA polymerase I yields the protein MSDQKRVFLVDAFALIFRGYYAFIKNPRINSKGLDTSAIMGFMNSLLDVIKRERPDHLAVCFDKGGSIDRVEMFEAYKANRDETPEAIKLAVPYIQEILKAMHIPIMVKEGFEADDVIGTLSKQAEKEGYKTYMVTPDKDFAQLVSENIFMYKPRFGGGYDIWGVDEVKEKFGVENPEQVIDFLGMMGDSADNIPGLPGVGEKTAKKFLAAYGSMENLLANTHELKGKMKEKIEANGELGLLSKQLATIMLDVPVTFDAKDFELDQPDKEKVTELFNELEFRNLLTNFLRTFAVENAEKANSVEDNKNTDSSPLQSKKATPAPEGQFDLFAAPGSGSVSEAEVASGFKSIKDTNHFYQHIDSPFARKLLLKKLMEQTSVCFDTETTGLKALEVELIGIAFSYEVGKGYYVSFPEDQEETKAILEEFRPFFTSDEIEKIGHNLKYDIKVLSNYEMPVKGKLFDTMIAHYLINPDMRHNMDMLAETYLNYQPVSIVDLIGKKGKNQLSMRVVPLADQTEYAVEDADITFQLKQLFTSELESGNVTNLFNDIETPLVSVLTAMEIEGININIDFLKELSVALTEDINRLEKNIYEQAGEEFNIASPKQLGIVLFEKMELVKKPKKTKTGQYKTGEDILSFLAKDHKIIRDIQEYRQYKKLQSTYVDALPNEVNPKTGRIHTEYMQAVAATGRLSSNNPNLQNIPIRTERGKEVRKSFIPRDENHVLLAADYSQIELRIIAALSEEENMIEAFKNGEDIHASTAAKVFNVPLDEVTREQRSNAKTVNFGIVYGVSAFGLSNQTDLSRSEAKELIDTYYETYPKLKAYMAAQVDFAREHGYVETVLNRRRYLKDINSRNAMVRSGAERNAVNAPIQGSAADIIKLAMINIHNRFEKEGFKSKMLLQVHDELVFDAHKDELEIIRPIIKDEMENAFKMSVPLDVEVGIGENWLQAH from the coding sequence ATGTCAGATCAGAAAAGAGTTTTTTTAGTGGATGCTTTTGCATTAATTTTTAGAGGATATTATGCATTTATAAAAAACCCTAGAATTAATAGTAAAGGTTTAGATACGTCTGCAATAATGGGTTTTATGAACTCGCTTTTAGATGTTATTAAACGTGAAAGACCAGATCATTTAGCGGTTTGTTTTGATAAAGGCGGTAGTATAGACAGAGTAGAAATGTTTGAAGCTTATAAAGCCAACCGAGACGAAACTCCGGAAGCTATTAAGTTAGCGGTACCTTACATACAAGAAATCTTAAAAGCCATGCACATTCCTATTATGGTAAAAGAAGGTTTTGAGGCAGATGATGTTATTGGAACCCTTTCTAAACAAGCAGAAAAAGAAGGTTACAAAACGTATATGGTAACGCCAGATAAGGATTTTGCGCAACTAGTTTCTGAAAATATTTTCATGTACAAACCCCGTTTTGGTGGTGGTTACGATATTTGGGGAGTGGATGAAGTAAAAGAAAAGTTTGGTGTAGAAAACCCAGAGCAAGTCATTGATTTTTTAGGAATGATGGGAGATTCTGCGGATAATATTCCAGGTTTACCTGGAGTTGGAGAAAAAACAGCTAAAAAGTTTTTAGCGGCTTATGGTTCTATGGAAAATCTATTAGCAAATACGCATGAGCTAAAAGGAAAAATGAAGGAGAAGATAGAAGCAAACGGAGAATTAGGGTTACTTTCTAAACAATTGGCAACAATTATGTTAGATGTTCCGGTAACTTTTGATGCGAAAGATTTTGAATTAGACCAACCAGACAAAGAAAAAGTAACGGAACTTTTTAACGAGTTAGAATTTAGAAATTTATTAACCAACTTCTTACGAACTTTCGCAGTTGAAAATGCAGAAAAAGCAAATTCTGTAGAGGATAACAAAAACACGGACTCAAGTCCGTTGCAAAGCAAAAAAGCTACTCCGGCTCCTGAAGGTCAGTTTGATTTATTTGCAGCACCGGGAAGCGGAAGCGTTTCTGAAGCAGAAGTTGCATCTGGTTTTAAATCGATAAAAGATACGAATCATTTTTATCAACATATAGACTCTCCTTTTGCTAGAAAATTATTATTGAAGAAATTAATGGAACAAACTTCGGTTTGTTTTGATACAGAAACCACGGGCTTAAAAGCCTTGGAAGTTGAATTAATAGGTATTGCTTTTTCTTACGAAGTTGGTAAAGGATATTATGTCTCTTTCCCAGAAGATCAAGAGGAAACCAAAGCAATTTTAGAAGAATTTAGACCCTTTTTCACATCCGATGAAATCGAAAAAATTGGGCATAATTTAAAGTATGATATTAAAGTTTTATCAAATTATGAAATGCCTGTAAAAGGGAAGTTGTTTGATACCATGATTGCGCATTATTTGATCAATCCAGATATGCGTCATAATATGGATATGTTGGCAGAAACGTATTTAAACTATCAACCAGTTTCTATTGTAGATTTGATTGGCAAGAAAGGAAAGAATCAGCTTTCTATGCGTGTTGTTCCTTTAGCAGATCAAACAGAATACGCGGTAGAAGATGCAGATATTACGTTTCAATTAAAACAACTTTTTACGAGTGAGTTAGAAAGTGGAAATGTAACCAACCTATTTAATGATATAGAAACTCCTTTAGTTTCGGTTTTAACCGCCATGGAAATTGAAGGAATTAATATTAATATCGATTTCTTAAAGGAATTATCTGTTGCTTTAACCGAGGACATTAACAGACTTGAAAAAAATATTTACGAGCAAGCAGGAGAGGAATTTAATATCGCTTCGCCAAAACAATTAGGAATTGTGTTGTTCGAAAAAATGGAGTTGGTTAAAAAACCTAAAAAGACTAAAACGGGTCAGTATAAAACCGGAGAAGATATTTTATCTTTCTTAGCAAAAGACCATAAAATTATTAGAGATATTCAAGAATATCGTCAGTATAAAAAATTACAAAGCACGTATGTAGACGCCTTACCAAATGAAGTGAATCCGAAAACAGGTAGAATTCATACAGAATACATGCAAGCTGTTGCTGCTACGGGAAGATTGAGTTCTAACAACCCGAATTTACAAAACATTCCTATTAGAACCGAAAGAGGTAAAGAAGTTAGAAAATCGTTTATTCCAAGAGATGAAAACCATGTGTTATTAGCTGCAGATTATAGTCAAATTGAATTAAGAATTATTGCTGCTTTAAGTGAAGAAGAAAACATGATAGAAGCTTTTAAAAACGGCGAAGATATTCATGCTTCTACGGCTGCAAAAGTGTTTAATGTTCCTTTAGATGAAGTAACTCGCGAACAACGTAGCAATGCAAAAACAGTAAACTTCGGAATTGTATATGGAGTTTCAGCATTTGGATTGAGCAATCAAACCGATTTATCTAGAAGTGAAGCAAAAGAACTAATTGATACCTATTATGAAACGTACCCAAAGTTAAAAGCCTACATGGCTGCACAAGTAGATTTTGCAAGAGAACACGGGTATGTAGAAACGGTTTTAAACAGACGTAGGTATTTAAAAGATATCAATTCTAGAAATGCAATGGTTAGATCTGGCGCAGAAAGAAATGCCGTAAATGCACCAATACAAGGTTCTGCAGCAGACATTATAAAACTTGCCATGATTAATATTCATAACCGTTTTGAAAAAGAAGGTTTTAAATCTAAAATGTTATTGCAAGTACATGATGAATTGGTTTTTGACGCACATAAAGACGAGTTAGAAATTATTAGACCTATTATAAAAGACGAAATGGAAAATGCTTTTAAAATGAGCGTTCCTTTAGATGTTGAAGTTGGAATTGGTGAAAACTGGTTACAAGCACATTAA